In one Musa acuminata AAA Group cultivar baxijiao chromosome BXJ2-5, Cavendish_Baxijiao_AAA, whole genome shotgun sequence genomic region, the following are encoded:
- the LOC103986406 gene encoding uncharacterized protein LOC103986406, with the protein MAEAVEEEKGSARRPRNGEEPWRLKGGGGGGVALEGYVPRPGWFARTRSLTDEDLEELKGCLDLGFGFSYEEIPGLCNTLPALELCYSLCQSVRLDDHPDRYPSPSSSPVANWRFSSPGDDPNEVKARLKYWAQAVACTVRLCSLKRVKSVSST; encoded by the exons ATGGCTGAAGccgtggaggaggagaagggatccGCGCGGAGGCCGCGCAACGGGGAGGAGCCGTGGCGGCTGAAGGGGGGCGGCGGAGGGGGAGTGGCGCTGGAGGGTTACGTCCCGCGGCCGGGCTGGTTCGCGAGGACGAGGAGCCTGACCGACGAGGACCTGGAGGAGCTCAAGGGGTGCCTCGACCTGGGGTTCGGATTCAGCTACGAGGAGATCCCGGGGCTCTGCAACACGCTCCCGGCGCTGGAGCTCTGCTATTCCCTGTGCCAGAGCGTCCGCCTGGACGATCATCCGGATCGGTACCCGTCGCCTTCTTCATCTCCCGTCGCCAATTGGAGGTTCTCCAGCCCTG GAGATGATCCAAATGAAGTCAAAGCAAGGCTCAAGTATTGGGCACAAGCAGTGGCTTGTACTGTCAGATTATGCAGCTTAAAAAGGGTCAAGTCTGTGAGTTCAACCTGA
- the LOC135585394 gene encoding uncharacterized protein LOC135585394 isoform X2: MASQTPAVIQNENLPFHGGKGVNGVKADISKPARVGRQDRKALRDLSKTGKPALSCASKAPTLKDKSGLRAPEPTKVGSKNIYLTEEELKRCQEWAKEGIEQIHFSGNDSQKLQQEKDEERVNKKVKKVLAALRDWTDMSYSFAIPSKEVASDSEDIIKMELVPEELPRSITRFTNLGEEEFDDLLTNQDFPFLDRTFELKLQEDYGSDISSF; this comes from the exons ATGGCTTCTCAAACTCCTGctgttattcaaaatgaaaatttGCCCTTCCATGGAG GCAAAGGTGTTAACGGTGTAAAAGCTGATATTTCCAAGCCTGCGAGGGTGGGGCGTCAAGATCGAAAGGCTCTAAGGGATCTTTCAAAAACTGGAAAGCCTGCATTATCTTGTGCATCAAAGGCTCCaacattgaaagataaatctggATTACGTGCTCCTGAACCTACCAAGGTTGGTTCAAAGAACATTTATCTGACAGAAGAGGAGCTAAAGAGATGTCAAGAATGGGCCAAAGAGGGAATTGAGCAGATCCATTTCTCAGGAAATGACTCACAGAAACTTCAACAGGAGAAGGATGAAGAAC GTGTAAATAAGAAAGTCAAGAAAGTATTGGCTGCACTACGCGATTGGACGGACATGTCTTACAGTTTTGCAATCCCATCCAAA GAAGTCGCTAGTGACTCTGAAGATATTATAAAGATGGAACTGGTGCCTGAGGAACTTCCCCGAAGCATCACCAGGTTCACCAATTTAG GTGAAGAAGAATTTGACGATCTACTCACCAATCAGGATTTCCCATTTCTTGATCGCACGTTTGAACTCAAGTTACAAGAGGACTACGGCAGTGATATATCCAGCTTTTAG
- the LOC135585394 gene encoding uncharacterized protein LOC135585394 isoform X1, whose product MASQTPAVIQNENLPFHGGKGVNGVKADISKPARVGRQDRKALRDLSKTGKPALSCASKAPTLKDKSGLRAPEPTKVGSKNIYLTEEELKRCQEWAKEGIEQIHFSGNDSQKLQQEKDEERVNKKVKKVLAALRDWTDMSYSFAIPSKVHHLEVASDSEDIIKMELVPEELPRSITRFTNLGEEEFDDLLTNQDFPFLDRTFELKLQEDYGSDISSF is encoded by the exons ATGGCTTCTCAAACTCCTGctgttattcaaaatgaaaatttGCCCTTCCATGGAG GCAAAGGTGTTAACGGTGTAAAAGCTGATATTTCCAAGCCTGCGAGGGTGGGGCGTCAAGATCGAAAGGCTCTAAGGGATCTTTCAAAAACTGGAAAGCCTGCATTATCTTGTGCATCAAAGGCTCCaacattgaaagataaatctggATTACGTGCTCCTGAACCTACCAAGGTTGGTTCAAAGAACATTTATCTGACAGAAGAGGAGCTAAAGAGATGTCAAGAATGGGCCAAAGAGGGAATTGAGCAGATCCATTTCTCAGGAAATGACTCACAGAAACTTCAACAGGAGAAGGATGAAGAAC GTGTAAATAAGAAAGTCAAGAAAGTATTGGCTGCACTACGCGATTGGACGGACATGTCTTACAGTTTTGCAATCCCATCCAAAGTACATCATCTA GAAGTCGCTAGTGACTCTGAAGATATTATAAAGATGGAACTGGTGCCTGAGGAACTTCCCCGAAGCATCACCAGGTTCACCAATTTAG GTGAAGAAGAATTTGACGATCTACTCACCAATCAGGATTTCCCATTTCTTGATCGCACGTTTGAACTCAAGTTACAAGAGGACTACGGCAGTGATATATCCAGCTTTTAG